The proteins below are encoded in one region of Pelecanus crispus isolate bPelCri1 unplaced genomic scaffold, bPelCri1.pri SCAFFOLD_237, whole genome shotgun sequence:
- the WBP1 gene encoding LOW QUALITY PROTEIN: WW domain-binding protein 1 (The sequence of the model RefSeq protein was modified relative to this genomic sequence to represent the inferred CDS: deleted 1 base in 1 codon): MERPGSGGAEGAWAALLGRQHQQAREHCPGVNNQPYVCETGHCCGETGCCTYYYELWWFWLLWTILILFSCCCAYRHRRAKLRLQQQQRQREINLIAYHGACNYPASMMDLRMLASFKLPAYEEVAHRPSTPPPPYSAILAQLSGPRGRPGSGSLTLSPSSENYSSCSCESSCATSPSSTSLSAQATDETERSRASTPSEDGGTSSTGTGASWELPPEETPARQAPHKHALFSSTVDFFEADCHPCSDIEEGEEEEGGAARDEGDGGEHFRHRRLTGDSGIEVGRCQEEEEEGEGAQLLGKAGPVPPPRCGLPGQGGGEGPGSPALPV, translated from the exons ATGGAGCggcccgggagcggcggcgccGAGGGGGCCTGGGCCGCGCTGCTGGGCCGGCAGCACCAGCAG GCCCGGGAGCACTGCCCGGGGGTGAACAACCAGCCCTACGTGTGCGAGACGGGGCACTGCTGCGGGGAGACCGGCTGCTGCACCTACTACTACGAGCTGTGGT GGTTCTGGCTCCTCTGGACCATCCTCAtcctcttcagctgctgctgtgcctaCCGGCACCGCCGGGCCAAGCTgcgcctgcagcagcagcagcggcagcgggaGATCAACCTCATCGCCTACCACGGTGCCTGCAACTACCCCGCCTCCATGATGGACCTCA GGATGCTGGCTTCCTTCAAGCTGCCGGCCTACGAGGAGGTGGCCCACCGCCCCAgcacgccgccgccgccgtaCAGCGCCATCCTGGCCCAGCTGAgcgggccccgcggccgcccgggcTCCGGCAGCCTGACGCTCTCGCCCAGCTCGGAGAACTACAGCAGCTGCTCGTGCGAGTCGAGCTGCGCCacctcccccagcagcacctcgCTCTCGGCGCAGGCGACGGACGAGACGGAGCGCAGCCGGGCCAGCACGCCCAGCGAGGACGGCGGCACCagcagcaccggcaccggcgccagctgggagctgccc CCCGAGGAGACGCCGGCGCGGCAGGCCCCGCACAAGCACGCGCTCTTCTCCTCCACCGTGGACTTCTTCGAGGCCGACTGCCACCCCTGCTCCGACATCGAggagggcgaggaggaggagggcggcgCGGCTCGGGATGAAGGCGACGGCGGCGAGCATTTCCGGCACCGGCGCTTGACGGGGGACTCCGGCATCGAGGTGGGGcgctgccaggaggaggaagaggagggcgaGGGCGCCCAGCTGCTGGGCAAGGCCGGCCCCGTGCCCCCGCCGCGCTGCGGGCTGCCGGGCCAggggggcggcgaggggccCGGTTCGCCCGCCCTGCCCGTCtga
- the INO80B gene encoding LOW QUALITY PROTEIN: INO80 complex subunit B (The sequence of the model RefSeq protein was modified relative to this genomic sequence to represent the inferred CDS: deleted 1 base in 1 codon) yields the protein MSKAWRRGRMESGEHGLEAEAGGGHGSHKKKHKKHKKKHKKKHHHEAAGPPPAPELRKPQLKLKIKLGGQILGTKSVPTFTVVPEAPRSPSPLMVVDEEEEPTEGVPIEQYRAWLDEDSNLDPSPLPDLDSESCFPAREEEEEEEERWLDALEKGELDDNGELKKEVDESLLTARQKALLHKQQSQPLLELPMGYKAKELTEEMLVKREERARKRRLQAAKKAEENKNQTIERLTKTNKAKVKTLRERKAKQAPCPVVHYCNAIDRITVSFPPGAALPLPPAPAPAVPPPVLCGVAGCSNRKRYSCSRTGLPLCSLACYRRNLGLQEAAA from the exons ATGAGCAAGGCCTGGCGGAGGGGCAGGATGGAGAGCGGCGAGCACG GGCTGGAGgccgaggcgggcggcgggcacgGCTCGCACAAGAAGAAGCACAAGAAGCACAAGAAGAAGCACAAGAAGAAGCACCACCACGaagcggcggggccgccccccgcccccgagcTGCGCAAGCCCCAGCTCAAGCTCAAGATCAAGCTCGGGGGCCAGATCCTGGGCACCAAGAG CGTGCCCACCTTCACGGTGGTCCCCGAGGCGCCGCGCTCGCCCTCCCCGCTGATGGTGGTGGACGAAGAGGAGGAACCCACCGAGGGGGTGCCCATCGAGCAGTACCGGGCCTGGCTGG ACGAGGACAGCAACCTGGACCCCTCGCCCCTGCCGGACCTGGACTCGGAGAGCTGCTTCCCCGCccgcgaggaggaggaggaggaggaagagcgcTGGCTCGACGCCCTGGAGAAGGGCGAGCTGGACGACAACGGGGAGCTCAAGAAGGAGGTGGATGAGTCCCTGCTGACGGCCCGGCAG AAAGCCCTCCTGCACAAGCAGCAGAGCCAGCcgctgctggagctgcccatGGGCTACAAGGCGAAGGAGCTGACGGAGGAGATGCTGGTGAAGCGGGAGGAGCGGGCCCGCAAGCGGCGCCTgcaggcggccaagaaggcgGAGGAGAACAAGAACCAGACCATCGAGCGCCTGACCAAGACCAACAAGGCCAAGGTGAAGACGCTGCGGGAGCGCAAGGCCAAGCAGGCC CCCTGCCCCGTCGTCCACTACTGCAACGCCATCGACCGCATCACCGTCTCCTTCCCGCCGGGCGCcgccctgccgctgccgcccgccccggcccccgccgtgcccccgccCGTCCTCTGCGGCGTCGCCGGCTGCTCCAACCGCAAGCGCTACTCCTGCTCCCGCACCGGCCTGCCGCTCTGCAGCCTGGCCTGCTACAGGAGGAACCTCGGGCTGCAGGAGGCCGCGGCCTAG